Below is a window of Leptidea sinapis chromosome 4, ilLepSina1.1, whole genome shotgun sequence DNA.
ATTATTCAGATATTTCCATTCATAGTGTTTTAATTGCATGTAGAATTCCACATTAGTGCAGTTCTATTGTATTGCACAATCATTTTGGTTCGACATTAAATTctggtaaatatatttttagcatGGCAACATACAAAAGCCCAcgcaacaaaataaaatgtgtatTGAACACGCATTAAGGCATTGACCGGTATGGTTCAAAATTCTTAGAAACtggttgttatttattaattactttacgTTGCATGATAAAACACTTATTATGATGACATAAGCACCACAAAAACACCATTTGCAATTGTTAATTTAGacacattatatattaatatattatcatacatTGATCATAATGATGTGTGTGTAAAGATAAAATATGGTGTATCAATATTTCAGGACGATTTGGAGAACAAACCAATAATTGTTGGTGACAAGGAGGTGGATCTGAACAAGATATTCACACCAGCGCCAGATGCTGAGGAGCATATCATCAAGAAAGACCGGAAATTCGGTAATATTcgtctatttttatattttatgaatcattaagttttgattgtttttgtatttgacTTCTGCTTCCTAGagatttattatcattatgtgaattatattttgattGTGATAATCTAAATCATGTGGCAGACATAACTTATTGACTTAGAACATACTAGCGTATAAACGACTGACCTGACTTTGTTTAGTGTGCGCGCATCGCTCAAAATAGAGCTTAACTTTCAACCTCATTTTCTTCCGacttttcacagctgtcacagtctaactaaacgtataaatgatcttaagctaatatattgtaagtctttACCTAAATGGTAGACAGTATCCTTACATTCATAAGCGTCAgtatttaataactaattaactGATTAGTAAATTAGCAATGAAGATAGTATAGGTTCAACGATACTTAAAGTTAAGTCTTCCTTAGACTTGTAAAGGAATCTTTAAGCGACTGTAGCAGTGAACCTTTTGTAATTCTTTATAAGTATCTAGCTATTTAAGTATTCCATAAACGGCTATATCTACGACGGTTGAAGTACTAAAGTAAGTGTGACGATGCGATGCAATGATGCGATATCAGTATGTATTTGATTAGGTTATTCACAGAGTCCAACCTTTCTTTGTACAAGTTCATTATTCAATGAGTAAATTCATTTATTCCAGAAAAGACATTCGCCTCTTCAGCGTTCTACGTGCCTGGTGTGCATCCAACAGTGAAGCAGCAAATGGACTTGGCGCGAGCGATATCCAAGTCGCTCTCTGACTCCAGCAACCAGATGTCCAAGGGCCAGAGTATGTACGTCAACAGGAAGAAACGTTCAGTTAAATGGGTTCATGAAGGAAGAGGTTTGGATCTTTATTTACCtatatacgtaggtcacactaaaagttttgcgtaacttaaaaaaacaacatgctataaccaaaatattatgtttattgcttttcaaaatacgctcctttacattttaaacattatttcatgcgatcgaacaatttttttaaacaggaggaccacagatctgaaggcatgttttctacgtgctgattgaacgctatcactgcctcttcggaatgggtaaaagtgaaacctctcatcaagtctttgattttgggaaaaatacagaaatcacaggatgctaggtcggggctatgtgcaagatgggtgacgagttgtactttttcggaagttaaaaatgacttagttttgtttgCCGTAtatgaagaagcgttgtcatgatgtaggagaacgcggctttttggtcgtctttcgcgaacttttttaacaccctgggtaaacaaatagTAGACCGTAGAATatcactcggcattaacactcttttgatcttcaattGGAATTGTGCAGTTGGGACCCGTAGTGagataaaaatgataattttttaccaacgtttctcgcctgcctcatgttggcctgttctcatttttgaacacccattcacaagattgctgttttttttcgggttcaaaacaataaatccacgtttcgtctcctattacaatgtcataaacagcattagaatgtccgtggtcgtacttcattagcaccattccacgcgagcccgcttctgctccgctgtcagttcatgatgGATCCAACGAACTTTtaacagtcttgcggagagagagaactttttaagtcataaaaaatcatggctctaaaatcaaatcaaatctaaaattttgatgtgtgataaaaacaattgacaaatgatttcccgtcaattgtttatttattactaacggccgttttgaataacctatctaccgtaaacggccgtaagtcttcTTGAAAGGTTGCatcatttcaaaatatataacattcgaaattcaaatagttccgattagctagaagtgcaaaacttttagtgtgccccatgtacatACTGCAGACATAGTAAGTAGCACCTAATGAAACTGTATATTCGGTGTTCCTCCGGGGCAGTACTGCCTACGAAGTTTTTACTAGCAATGCACTTCTATTCAATGCGTGCATGATGCGGGCGACATAATTAAGGGCACATGAGTAGTGAATTATCACATCATCAGACCTTTAGgtcacattcaaattcaaattcaaatatttttattcaaaataggatttaaaatcacttattgaacgtcaaaatctatcacccattcaaaagagactgcctcagacctgagaagaatgggcgcaagaaactcagcgggctttttttttttaatataaaatatggattacaatgtaatatcgtacaataaacatttataattaaagagcctgagggtgttcgctttattcccagtccgtggtgtcattaagaaaatcgtttatgctataataacctttcccacacaaactttttttaacaattcttttaaatttcgtaacacatttgttttgtacattttctgggatcatattgtagaagtatatacatcgcccaacaaaagacttactaactcgacccaaacgagtagtaggcataacaagtttatgtttgttcctcgtgttaacattatgaatgtcacagtttctagaaaattcctcaatgtgcttatgaacatacaaaacattatcgaaaatgtattgagaagcaacaatcaaaacgtttatgtctttaaatttttctcttaatgattctttaggacctaggttataaatcgcgcgaatagccctcttctgcagcacaaagatagtattaatatcggccgcactgccccataacaatataccataggacataatactatgaaaataactaaagtatactaatctcgccgtatctatgtcagttaaccgtctaattttcttaaccgcatatgctgcagaactaagcctattcgccaatccttcaatatgggggccccactgcaatttggaatcaagagtaatgccaagaaatatagcagattccactggttttaccacctttccatttaataaaatattcgcatctacatttttgacatttggcgcggtgaatttaatatatttggttttatgattatttaacaataagttattggcgctaaaccagtacacgatgtcagatagagcattgtttacttcgtcatacaaaacttggcttcgtcgAAACCGTCATTATCTTACGAAAACTGTTTATGTTTCGGTATTGGCGCGGCAGCTGCCACTCTGTATACCTATacatctattatattatatcacatAACGGTCATAAAACTGACTCTCTCGTGGTACGCAAAAAAACTGATGCTAAGGAGGGATAAAGAGCCCCCGCCCTAAAGTCCGTCATAAAatgtacctacttaataaaaatattttataaattttcaggGAGAAATACTTCAAACACGAGCACAGCACCAACACCGGTCGCCAACCATGACACTCCGTACAGGCCGCCATCTAACGCCCGAAACCAGAAAACGTACCCAAAATCGGCGCTCAAACATACTTCCAATATTCCCAAAATGGAACCGTTCCCGATTTCACCACCAATGTACAATCTAAAAGACTTAGATATTCCTGTTACGCTTGCACCAACTAAACTGAATGATGTGTACGCTTCGCCAAAAAGCCCACATTTACCTTTAGTTTCTGGTCCTAATTTCAACGTAGCGCCTCGCGGTTGGGGTGAAATGCAAAATTATTACCGACCCGTCGCACTAGATGGCGTTGGACAAGTAACGCGTGGGTACACAGATTATTAATGTTAACATTTCGCTCTAGAGGAAATTGGTTGAAATTTTGTGAAGGATGCTGGCTCTAAAAAGTCACAATATTGGCGATAAGGaaacaaagataaaaatattaattattattaagtatattttataacattaatcTGTTAGTCTTTACAACTagtcatattttattaaatttgttatttattttatgtttgttttgttaaataggcaacaatataatgtaaaaagcGATAATCAGCTGAATATTGCGTTTCATAAATGACCACgacaaaaatatatcaaataattgtTCATTACAATTTATTGTCAACAATGTTTATTGTTAACTTTTGTTTAAGTTAATgcaatttttttgataaatacaAATTCTCGAACCTTTATATTATGTCCAATATTGGAATATTGTAAAACCTTTTCGTCtctacataaaaaaacagtcaGGGACTGTCAGAAATTTCATCTTAATTTGgtatacctacatatttttaGTCTTAAGTTAACTACTTAATGTTATACCTATTACTTTTGCAATGTCTTGATATTGtgattaatagttatttatgcaactgttgtgtaataacaCGAATGTGTATttacattcgtgttttaataccaaattatcaacagttgcatacaagactttatctacacccagaatatgaatcctctaaaagcttactgctaacactaAAATACCAGTCCtcgtagtaacctaatatcattccttactgattataaatacatataaactaagtattgaaacaattatttattttagtagtaatttacattttgtatagtgtaataattaaaattcactcgaatataatgcccttttgcagcgtttaaaatgaatcgctcattttttgtaaacaaaacaataaaaatatcgaagcaaaatggcggggattcgaataacctactttgttttacggcgcgcgacgttctggtagtgtggaacgcgcgtaaacgaaaatgttctttttttgaaattcatacagataccacgcatcgagcaataagaatgtggctgtctgttgaaactctttgcgcatgaagggatcgaaaaagaaaaacatagaagtgttgttatgaaattcaatacaacattacaatactcgtttggatgatgtaatggttattagaacatagggtgttttaatgttggcaataagctgtttcagaatctttaatagaggatttaaagcatgggtgttgATAAAGTAAATAAGAATACGTTCCTTTAATGATGAATGTCCGccatttcaaaaattttatttttacgattGCTAGTAAGtccaataatataaataacgataatttatacgtctagatagagtctcttgctattagacaaccgataaaaaaaggccaggaataatactttagtatgcgtaacaagctacgccttacactcacgatttgtatgacactttattgtgcgtgaattgttcaaaatagaggttatttctaaatcaaatttttttcgacgttttcacagctgtcatagtctatctagacgtctATCTAAGAGTTAGTTAATGTATCTACAGAAATTCCAATAACTAAGTATCGCAGAGGTATACATCCGAATTTGAAATGTTATTCTAGTATTAAATGGCTATTTAAACGTAGAAAGAACCTGAAGAAAATCTTTTTAACTATCAGTAATAATTCATGGCATGAGACATTGTTTATAAATCATACAAAATGCCCCATCAATCCCATTCATACAAGCTCTCTTGCTCTCCCTTTTCCCGTAGAATATTAtcttgattatattattatcaacggGTTCGTCCTGATCCACTTTTCCTGCCAtatccaattacaatattttacattgattttttttacatacatataaGTTGGTATGTCGCTATTGTAAGACGTGCATCACATAGAGTTAGAATATACTAGTGTATATAGTATCTGAAAGCCCGATAATGCTTGACCAATTTTGTTTtgatactaaggagctaatgcaaagcgtggctgactgtttacgactaaGTCGGCAAGTTTTGCCATTCGAAATCCGttacagataatttatacgagtttcttgaaatcttttgtaatgtcaaaattattttcaagagATCGTTATTAGATAAAGGATTACGTAATATTTCTGAATAATTCCCATTAAGTATTAAATTCTTTGGTCTAAACATTGACCGGTCCTCATAAATCtatcgaaaaaaatatttagatatctaatatattaatgaTACCTTGTATTCATGATAAAATAAGAGATTTCATTTCAATCAGATTCAATTTAACTAGCTCCTTAGCTTAATCTTGCACTGTCTTACataagttactccaagtttaaaattacttctgcCTGTAATTCTGTCCCTCCCTCGTGTAGTTCTGTAGGGGCAAAGGTAAGATaatgacaaaaagttttaaatttggaataacttaacTTAGCGTTTAATAATACTCCGGTACAGTTTACGACTTAGGATGAGTTATAGGTATATCGTCCTTAGATTGTGCTCAGGCTGTACTTAAGTAAAACTGAGCTAAGTATAAGCTtggcataatctttgattttgtttttatagtcatttgacagctgaaattatgcttagccaaatgcaaaagtcaagttcgcgttttatcacgcTCAGCTAAGttatacgtaagtaaagtctgagcaaattcGAAGTCGCATCTCCGCCttagacatacataaatacacatattaatcagcaatttttttgtacctaccaggattcgaaccttACTTACAAGTCAGTTTACCTTTAATCTATGTGGTCGTACTATATTGAGACATTGCATTAGTCTtggtacttatattattaatacatgtacCAATGAATGTTACGAACCTATATTTTCTAAGTATTTTTAAAGgcagaattataataaaatgagaGATGATATTTTGAATCTTTCATTTTCCCTAGAATATAAACTCTTTGATTTATTCTAAAGTTTCGGTGAGGAACAAATAACACAGCAGGAAAAGCTTGTACTTAATATCATTGCTGTGTTCATCCCTTCACGAGTGGAAACCAGACCAGACCCAGAATAAGGTAAAATGGGTCATAATGACAAATTGAACGCAATATATTAGCTGACTCTACTACTACAACTACCaagaaaatcaaataaaattcaaataaaactattttaattcaaaatagaatatgaaCTCAATGAAAGTAAAAACGTTGAGAAGAaacagcaagaaactcagcgggttcttattttttttttaataaaatttctatacAACGCATAATTTAGCCTGACCGTGGTCGCACCTTTCCCAATCtatgatatcattaagaagtcaattatgttataagtagtaaccttaaccacacaaatgtcttttaactattcttttgaattttgtaatacatttgttttgaaaattttctgggatcaagttgtaaaagcatacactTATAACGCcttacaaaagacttacttactcgacttagccgagtagtaggcgtaACAAGTGTATGTTTCAGTTTCAAGAATATTCACTTATGGgccaatatacatacataacattatcgagaatatattgaaaggcaacagttaaaatattttaaatttttttatgcaataggatgacaaacgagcgtacgggtcacctgttgttaagtgatcaccgccgaccacgttctcttgcaacaccagagtgatcacaggagcgttgccggccttcaaggaaggtgtacgcgctttgtgtgaaggtacccatgtcgtatcgtcccagaaacactgcacaatgaagctctttccacagctttgtagtacgagggagaaagtaAATTAGCGCCATCGTATGTCaccaatcaatcaatcaatcagtATTTTACGATGGTACAATcttacagtttcacatgttTCGCCAGGTTTAACTAGGCATGCATTTTAATTTAACACAGTAAATGGTATAAGTTATTAAACACATAACAAAATTAGATTATGAAATATATCTGCATCAGGACCAATAAAatcttaactaaaataataataaaaataaaaaaaaataaaaaattacagacTAACATAATACTAAAATCTatccatatatataaaaatgaattgctgttcgttagtctcgctaaaactcgagaacgactggaccgatttggcaaatttaggtcttgaattatttgtagaagtccagagaaggtttaaaaggtgaataaataggaaaatgctgctaaattaaataaaaacaacaaatttgtttttcctttgatgtgtccatacataatttctatgagagaatttattgacgcacggtttgacagttctgctgtgaaacaatttcattacgacagcagggtgcatattttacgaagtattttttgatgttatgatatgttattgccaaattcatataaaaatattattttatttattatatacagaataacgtctgtcgggtcagctagtaattaataaatattgtttaattaattgttagtaaaaAGTTTCACATTTCAAGTCACCTCATTATTCGCATTCAGAAATTCATTTGTCGTATAAAATAATCGCTCACTTAACcagtgtttaagttttttcttgagaagtcttttatttaataattttaaattaatgggcAGTTTATTGTATATTCTGACACTCATAGCTAGACAGCTTTTGTCATACTGCAAGGTCAGTGAGATTTCGTCGAAAATTAGTCCATTATCTATCAGCACACCTACACACATTATTGACGGATTTGGATCAATTTTCTAGGTATATGCACtcttattcatattttataagtaagAGACATTTAAAATGCCAACAATATACAATCAGGTGTAACAAAAAAGTTATATAACAATACAATCAGATACGTAGATAGTAACCGTTAAATatgctaataataatagtcaTAATTAGCTAAGAAAGTgagttttaatatttcaatgattaatatttatgtagtcATTTTAACAAATGGTTTAACCATCCATTCCTTTAGGCAATACTTTTGCAGCTTTTACACCgaagacttacccccttattcataatggtccgctaactttaaacagccgctaaggagtttttttttctcattctgacttaggtcaatagaagaagacagagtgagaattagcaatgctttaagtaagAAGACTCTTATGATTAGGGTgagagatctatagagcgtacttagactttgcttagactgtacttacgtaaaacttagctgagtgtaagcttaacATAATCTTTGATATCGTTTTTATACTCGTTTGAGATTTGAAATACCAATGCAAAAGTTAAGTTCGCGTTTCATCACACCCAGCTAAGttatacgtaagtaaagtctgagcaaagtttcGACTTACGTAagccacccattcaaaatactgcctcagacctgaaaagaacgggcgcaagaaactcaacggtttttttttttataaaaatatgaattacaatgtaatatcgcacaataaacatttataattaaagagcctgagggtgttcgctatTATTTTCACAGtcacgccgtatctatgtcagttaactgtctaattATTTAAGCGCCTATGCaacagaactaagcctatttgccaatacttcaatatgggggccccattacaatttggaatcaagagtattGCCAATGAATaaagcagattccaccggttttaccacctctccgtttaataaaatattcgaatctacatttttgacatttggcgcgataaatttaatatatatagttttatgactatttagcaataagttattggcggtaaaccagtacacgatgtcagatagagcattgtttatttcatcatataaaacttggcttcttttCACTTTCAATATGAGTGAAGTCTCATCCGCAAACAACactaccttgtgtttttttctacaaggttaggtacatcatttatatgaattaggaagaggaacggttcaataatagacccttgtggtaccgaGACAAGTCCCAGGAGATCTACTGCCATTCACATTGACCCtctgaattttattatttaaatatgagatcagacgATCGAGCCCAGATCCTTTTATACCTGATAGTGACATAgtttcctgaccagcgttgaatgttgaatacAATcgaaagccttagataaatcacagaagataccaagtgcattctgtgattcctacCAGTCCTCAAAAGTATTCCTAGTGAGTTTAACACCTGCATTTGTAGTCGAGCgacccctagtaaagccaaattgttttatatgaagttaCTTGTAagtgttaaagtaagtatttagtttaattattttttttgtttaattttacttaGGTTTGGCTACACGAAACAGAAcaatagttattcgggtcacaagtgcatcccgacttaaatattggtgtaataaTGTTAGGGAACACGCCATgtctaatacaattattaaagactattggatgatatggtgctatgacgtcaattaCTGAACTTATaacttttacagatatgccccatatatctgtaattttgttttttcctttctaagatctgaaagttttaattatttctgctgggctaacaacactgaattttgtttatattctttaacattttccaaaagaagtgactcagcaacactggtggaggagacaagagatCAAAAATTTCTCtcaagcagaagctacttcctgctcagggAGCTCAGATtttagtattgtttattattatattatattcaaaattgtagtctttcgctcttccagattcccagttaataatattttagtcattttcattttatttgatgcatttttctattatttctctaatatgcattgacttagtaatagtacatactttcttaagtAATTTAGactattttttcacatatatgAGAAAAGATACATCATGTCGTCATGTTTTCTGTTCTTATGGCTacttgaccaaagtggtctgatcTCAGATTACTAATTATTGCTGATTAACTATTGACTGAgaaataagtttataattactaaaaatattatcacgcAGCTTTTAGAAGTGCTGGATTACATTACGGTACAGTATTCTGTATGAAAACATTACCGAGTCTACTTCTGCGACCATGTCAGGgtgatttaaatatgatttcctttatatattagtttattgttgaaattttcatttatttactataatttttagatttattGTTTCTGAAGGTTAAGTATCTGTTTTTTATCTAATGTCATCTTTGAAGCTCCACGCTGTATATAGCCTCAACACTTCCGTATAACTTGATTCATTACACCGCGATTCATGTAAATTAGCATAATCCTTGCTTTCTTCTCGAGAGCAGAGAACCAGATATTAGGGTTCCGCTGGTATTTAAAAAACCTATGTGCGATTTACTTAActattttattgagatattttttggatataacaaatattaaaagaaatgttttatATCCTTTTTTTTTCTCGAGAGTAGGAAATACAGTTActtatttacgccccggaacggggccccataccgactaaaacctcctatATGCTGTtggccctgaaggcttttacagcgacaggACGtaggccgtggaggccgcaaagactacgcaacaacagtcgcgtggcgtctcctaaggagactcgaacctcggaccggctgtgtgcttatgggaaggagagagaatgatattgaagatgaaagatgcaaagatgagaagaacacaagtgtatgtttgtgtctgtttgtggagtgggtttgtgattgtgtaagtggtgtatgtccgtccgtcagtcagtccgtttGTGAATTTTATACCCGATGG
It encodes the following:
- the LOC126979790 gene encoding uncharacterized protein LOC126979790 isoform X1, with product MMTISESQFSSNKMSSIHKINDRVVHKDAFDDVNTSSSVNSTLITKRGFKPSDMFDPKKKEFLTNLSYKLFPVSWNDAELQDLVLPEEPLDDLENKPIIVGDKEVDLNKIFTPAPDAEEHIIKKDRKFEKTFASSAFYVPGVHPTVKQQMDLARAISKSLSDSSNQMSKGQSMYVNRKKRSVKWVHEGRGRNTSNTSTAPTPVANHDTPYRPPSNARNQKTYPKSALKHTSNIPKMEPFPISPPMYNLKDLDIPVTLAPTKLNDVYASPKSPHLPLVSGPNFNVAPRGWGEMQNYYRPVALDGVGQVTRGYTDY
- the LOC126979790 gene encoding uncharacterized protein LOC126979790 isoform X3, which produces MMTISESQFSSNKMSSIHKINDRVVHKDAFDDVNTSSSVNSTLITKRGFKPSDMFDPKKKEFLTNLSYKLFPVSWDDLENKPIIVGDKEVDLNKIFTPAPDAEEHIIKKDRKFEKTFASSAFYVPGVHPTVKQQMDLARAISKSLSDSSNQMSKGQSMYVNRKKRSVKWVHEGRGRNTSNTSTAPTPVANHDTPYRPPSNARNQKTYPKSALKHTSNIPKMEPFPISPPMYNLKDLDIPVTLAPTKLNDVYASPKSPHLPLVSGPNFNVAPRGWGEMQNYYRPVALDGVGQVTRGYTDY
- the LOC126979790 gene encoding uncharacterized protein LOC126979790 isoform X2 — encoded protein: MMTISESQFSSNKMSSIHKINDRVVHKDAFDDVNTSSSVNSTLITKRGFKPSDMFDPKKKEFLTNLSYKLFPNDAELQDLVLPEEPLDDLENKPIIVGDKEVDLNKIFTPAPDAEEHIIKKDRKFEKTFASSAFYVPGVHPTVKQQMDLARAISKSLSDSSNQMSKGQSMYVNRKKRSVKWVHEGRGRNTSNTSTAPTPVANHDTPYRPPSNARNQKTYPKSALKHTSNIPKMEPFPISPPMYNLKDLDIPVTLAPTKLNDVYASPKSPHLPLVSGPNFNVAPRGWGEMQNYYRPVALDGVGQVTRGYTDY
- the LOC126979790 gene encoding uncharacterized protein LOC126979790 isoform X4 gives rise to the protein MMTISESQFSSNKMSSIHKINDRVVHKDAFDDVNTSSSVNSTLITKRGFKPSDMFDPKKKEFLTNLSYKLFPDDLENKPIIVGDKEVDLNKIFTPAPDAEEHIIKKDRKFEKTFASSAFYVPGVHPTVKQQMDLARAISKSLSDSSNQMSKGQSMYVNRKKRSVKWVHEGRGRNTSNTSTAPTPVANHDTPYRPPSNARNQKTYPKSALKHTSNIPKMEPFPISPPMYNLKDLDIPVTLAPTKLNDVYASPKSPHLPLVSGPNFNVAPRGWGEMQNYYRPVALDGVGQVTRGYTDY